A genomic region of Anas acuta chromosome 1, bAnaAcu1.1, whole genome shotgun sequence contains the following coding sequences:
- the NEK3 gene encoding serine/threonine-protein kinase Nek3 isoform X1, with amino-acid sequence MEGYEVLKVLGEGSFGRALLVHHKITDQKYAMKEIRLPMSSSDVENSRKEAILLAKMKHPNIVAYKESFEADGHLYIVMEYCDDGDLMEKIKHQRGKLFPEDMILHWFVQMCLGVKHIHDKRVLHRDIKSKNVFLTQNGKVKLGDFGSARLLAHPGAYACTYVGTPYYVPPEIWESMPYNNKSDIWSLGCILYELCTLTHPFQAKSWKHLILKICRGSYNPLPCHYSYELQYLIKQMFKRNPKDRPSASTILKRSCLAKFIKNCLPPEVADEFKQTLKETRKHEGTALRPQGSVAAGGSSNKKESKQSKNESSKHSNLKSENTSKDLNKCTKEQRKTDAEAETSEVLPGITDPPHPQRRKWEKRSFNTVVDVLENASLLSASFTSEDVKNGSVINYSEHKPRKQWNKETPHTLMNFLSNAEISLAFKTYTIYKAASENTLRGPLADETEASEAFDKVDGEHEDVIDPERLEPRSDEDDTDFEEDDPDWVSELEMVLKHSD; translated from the exons ATGGAAGGATATGAAGTGCTGAAAGTATTAGGGGAGGGATCCTTCGGGAGAGCTCTCCTCGTTCATCACAAAATTACTGACCAGAAGTATGCAATGAAGGAAATAAGACTTCCTATG tcttcATCTGATGTAGAGAACTCTAGGAAGGAAGCTATTCTTTTGGCTAAAATGAAGCACCCAAATATTGTTGCCTATAAGGAATCATTTGAag CTGATGGACATCTGTATATAGTGATGGAATATTGTGATGATGGCGATCTAATGGAAAAGATTAAGCACCAAAGAGGAAAGTTGTTCCCTGAAGACATG ATCCTTCACTGGTTTGTGCAGATGTGCCTGGGTGTGAAACACATTCACGATAAACGTGTGTTGCACAGGGATATCAAATCCAAG AACGTCTTCCTCACCcaaaatggaaaagtaaaacTGGGGGATTTTGGATCTGCACGTCTTCTTGCACA TCCAGGGGCATATGCTTGCACGTATGTGGGAACCCCTTATTACGTACCTCCAGAAATCTGGGAAAGCATGCcatacaacaacaaaag CGATATATGGTCTCTGGGATGCATTCTGTACGAGCTGTGCACTCTTACACATCCA TTTCAAGCAAAAAGCTGGAAACACCTCATCCTAAAGATCTGCAGAGGATCCTACAATCCACTACCATGCCACTATTCCTATGAACTtcaatatttaataaaacagatgtttaaGAGAAATCCCAAAGATCGTCCATCAGCCAGTACGATTCTTAAAAGGAGTTGCTTGGCCAAATTTATCAAAAACTGTTTGCCTCCTGAG GTGGCAGATGAATTCAAGCAGACATTAAAGGAAACCAGGAAGCATGAAGGCACGGCACTGAGACCACAAG GTAGTGTTGCGGCTGGTGGAAGCtcaaataagaaagaaagtaaG caaagtaaaaatgaaagcagcaagcATAGCaacttaaaaagtgaaaatacttCTAAGGATTTGAATAAATGCACAAAGGAGCAAAGGAAAACTGATGCAGAGG CAGAAACTTCTGAAGTCCTCCCAGGAATTACTGATCCGCCCCATCCCCaaaggagaaaatgggaaaagaggTCATTTAATACTGTAGTAGATGTCCTGGAAAATGCTTCCTTGCTTTCTGCCAGTTTTACATCTGAAGATGTTAAAA ATGGCTCTGTTATAAACTACAGTGAACATAAGCCACGTAAACAGTGGAACAAGGAAACACCTCACACCCTGATGAACTTTCTCAGTAACGCAGAAATCAGCTTAGCATTTAAAACATACACAATTTATAAAGCAG cttctgaaaatacattaagAGGTCCACTTGCTGATGAAACTGAAGCATCAGAAGCATTTGATAAAGTAGATGGGGAACATGAAGATGTCATAGATCCTGAGAGACTTGAGCCTAGATCTGATGAAGATGACAC gGACTTTGAGGAAGATGACCCAGACTGGGTGTCGGAACTGGAAATGGTATTGAAACACAGTGACTGA
- the NEK3 gene encoding serine/threonine-protein kinase Nek3 isoform X2, giving the protein MEGYEVLKVLGEGSFGRALLVHHKITDQKYAMKEIRLPMSSSDVENSRKEAILLAKMKHPNIVAYKESFEADGHLYIVMEYCDDGDLMEKIKHQRGKLFPEDMILHWFVQMCLGVKHIHDKRVLHRDIKSKNVFLTQNGKVKLGDFGSARLLAHPGAYACTYVGTPYYVPPEIWESMPYNNKSDIWSLGCILYELCTLTHPFQAKSWKHLILKICRGSYNPLPCHYSYELQYLIKQMFKRNPKDRPSASTILKRSCLAKFIKNCLPPEVADEFKQTLKETRKHEGTALRPQGSVAAGGSSNKKESKQSKNESSKHSNLKSENTSKDLNKCTKEQRKTDAEETSEVLPGITDPPHPQRRKWEKRSFNTVVDVLENASLLSASFTSEDVKNGSVINYSEHKPRKQWNKETPHTLMNFLSNAEISLAFKTYTIYKAASENTLRGPLADETEASEAFDKVDGEHEDVIDPERLEPRSDEDDTDFEEDDPDWVSELEMVLKHSD; this is encoded by the exons ATGGAAGGATATGAAGTGCTGAAAGTATTAGGGGAGGGATCCTTCGGGAGAGCTCTCCTCGTTCATCACAAAATTACTGACCAGAAGTATGCAATGAAGGAAATAAGACTTCCTATG tcttcATCTGATGTAGAGAACTCTAGGAAGGAAGCTATTCTTTTGGCTAAAATGAAGCACCCAAATATTGTTGCCTATAAGGAATCATTTGAag CTGATGGACATCTGTATATAGTGATGGAATATTGTGATGATGGCGATCTAATGGAAAAGATTAAGCACCAAAGAGGAAAGTTGTTCCCTGAAGACATG ATCCTTCACTGGTTTGTGCAGATGTGCCTGGGTGTGAAACACATTCACGATAAACGTGTGTTGCACAGGGATATCAAATCCAAG AACGTCTTCCTCACCcaaaatggaaaagtaaaacTGGGGGATTTTGGATCTGCACGTCTTCTTGCACA TCCAGGGGCATATGCTTGCACGTATGTGGGAACCCCTTATTACGTACCTCCAGAAATCTGGGAAAGCATGCcatacaacaacaaaag CGATATATGGTCTCTGGGATGCATTCTGTACGAGCTGTGCACTCTTACACATCCA TTTCAAGCAAAAAGCTGGAAACACCTCATCCTAAAGATCTGCAGAGGATCCTACAATCCACTACCATGCCACTATTCCTATGAACTtcaatatttaataaaacagatgtttaaGAGAAATCCCAAAGATCGTCCATCAGCCAGTACGATTCTTAAAAGGAGTTGCTTGGCCAAATTTATCAAAAACTGTTTGCCTCCTGAG GTGGCAGATGAATTCAAGCAGACATTAAAGGAAACCAGGAAGCATGAAGGCACGGCACTGAGACCACAAG GTAGTGTTGCGGCTGGTGGAAGCtcaaataagaaagaaagtaaG caaagtaaaaatgaaagcagcaagcATAGCaacttaaaaagtgaaaatacttCTAAGGATTTGAATAAATGCACAAAGGAGCAAAGGAAAACTGATGCAGAGG AAACTTCTGAAGTCCTCCCAGGAATTACTGATCCGCCCCATCCCCaaaggagaaaatgggaaaagaggTCATTTAATACTGTAGTAGATGTCCTGGAAAATGCTTCCTTGCTTTCTGCCAGTTTTACATCTGAAGATGTTAAAA ATGGCTCTGTTATAAACTACAGTGAACATAAGCCACGTAAACAGTGGAACAAGGAAACACCTCACACCCTGATGAACTTTCTCAGTAACGCAGAAATCAGCTTAGCATTTAAAACATACACAATTTATAAAGCAG cttctgaaaatacattaagAGGTCCACTTGCTGATGAAACTGAAGCATCAGAAGCATTTGATAAAGTAGATGGGGAACATGAAGATGTCATAGATCCTGAGAGACTTGAGCCTAGATCTGATGAAGATGACAC gGACTTTGAGGAAGATGACCCAGACTGGGTGTCGGAACTGGAAATGGTATTGAAACACAGTGACTGA